A section of the Agarivorans litoreus genome encodes:
- a CDS encoding DUF1993 family protein codes for MTDCKHHNFYQLSVPLFLHYLNQLDLLLSDMQLFAKKQGLGEAQLLAAKLADDMFPLGQQISTAIVFSLRCCLPLAGREIENFSPEAISYQSLQRQLHSSVRCLQQLKAEQFEQSTPSSISTQAGFAELSLSPSEYLQQYMLPNFFFHYTVSYAILRQQGMSLSKQHFDGYHQYPVGFSF; via the coding sequence ATGACAGATTGTAAGCACCATAATTTCTATCAGCTATCGGTACCGCTATTTTTACACTATTTAAATCAGCTTGATTTACTGCTTAGTGATATGCAGTTATTTGCCAAGAAGCAGGGCTTAGGCGAAGCTCAGTTATTAGCCGCTAAACTTGCCGACGACATGTTTCCATTGGGGCAACAAATTAGCACCGCCATTGTTTTTAGTCTGCGTTGTTGCTTGCCTTTAGCAGGCCGAGAAATCGAAAACTTTAGCCCAGAGGCTATTTCTTATCAGAGTTTGCAGCGCCAATTGCACAGCAGTGTAAGGTGTTTGCAGCAGTTAAAGGCTGAACAATTTGAGCAAAGTACCCCGAGCAGTATTTCTACTCAGGCTGGGTTTGCTGAATTATCGCTAAGTCCAAGTGAATACCTGCAACAATATATGCTGCCAAATTTCTTTTTCCACTACACGGTGAGCTATGCGATTTTACGCCAGCAGGGTATGTCTTTGAGTAAACAACACTTTGATGGCTACCATCAATACCCTGTAGGTTTTAGCTTTTAA
- a CDS encoding GNAT family N-acetyltransferase, with amino-acid sequence MHPDYFISTNQAELDISLIHSVLTKSYWAKGIPRATVEQSIDNSLCFAVYNYQKQQVGFARVISDYSTFAYLADIFVLEEHQGKGLAKALMHRIMAHPKLQGIRRFKLATQDAHGLYQQFGFTELAHPEIHMERWQPNFYLLPQN; translated from the coding sequence ATGCATCCAGATTATTTTATAAGTACTAACCAAGCAGAGTTAGATATCTCGCTGATTCATAGTGTATTAACCAAGTCTTACTGGGCTAAAGGTATCCCTCGCGCTACGGTTGAACAATCCATTGATAATTCATTGTGTTTTGCTGTTTATAACTATCAAAAACAGCAAGTTGGTTTTGCTCGGGTGATTAGCGATTACAGCACCTTCGCCTATTTAGCCGATATTTTTGTCTTAGAAGAACACCAAGGTAAGGGTTTGGCTAAGGCATTAATGCATCGCATTATGGCTCACCCCAAGCTCCAAGGGATTCGCCGCTTTAAGTTAGCGACCCAAGACGCACATGGCCTTTATCAGCAGTTTGGTTTTACCGAGTTAGCTCATCCAGAAATACACATGGAGCGCTGGCAACCAAACTTCTATTTGCTTCCTCAAAACTAA
- a CDS encoding GNAT family N-acetyltransferase — MQQGYYVGTNKEQLDLALIHEVLVSSYWAKGISKGAVKTSIDNSMCFAAFDLKQQQVAFARVVSDYSTVAYLADIFVLEEHRGKGLAKAMMHRIMAHPKLQNVRRFKLATKDAHELYRGFGFNQISDPNLYMER; from the coding sequence ATGCAACAGGGATACTATGTTGGTACTAACAAAGAACAGCTCGATTTAGCACTTATTCATGAAGTGTTGGTGAGCTCTTACTGGGCGAAGGGGATTTCTAAAGGAGCTGTTAAAACGTCGATTGATAATTCCATGTGTTTTGCCGCTTTTGACCTTAAACAGCAGCAAGTAGCTTTTGCCAGAGTTGTCTCTGACTATTCAACCGTTGCTTATTTAGCCGACATTTTTGTATTGGAGGAGCATAGAGGCAAAGGCTTAGCCAAAGCCATGATGCACCGTATTATGGCTCACCCTAAATTGCAGAATGTACGCCGATTTAAACTCGCAACTAAAGATGCTCATGAGCTATATCGTGGTTTTGGGTTTAACCAAATTTCTGATCCAAACCTCTATATGGAACGCTAA
- a CDS encoding GNAT family N-acetyltransferase has protein sequence MDIRLNDVTGEQVIALLEEHHQDMLRHSPIESVHALDVSGLQAEGVKFWCAWLGDELAGCGALKQLDAKHAELKSMRTASKHLRKGVAAGLLKHILKDAQESGYQQLSLETGAMAAFAPAWALYQSFGFEFCGPFANYQLDPYSKFMSKSLASI, from the coding sequence GTGGATATACGCTTAAACGATGTAACAGGCGAGCAAGTCATTGCATTGCTAGAAGAGCACCATCAAGACATGTTGCGCCACTCTCCAATAGAGAGTGTTCATGCATTGGATGTGAGCGGTTTGCAGGCCGAGGGCGTGAAGTTTTGGTGTGCTTGGTTGGGAGATGAGCTAGCAGGGTGTGGCGCCTTAAAGCAGCTTGACGCCAAGCATGCAGAGCTAAAATCTATGCGCACTGCCAGCAAACATTTACGTAAAGGCGTGGCTGCTGGGCTACTAAAACATATTCTTAAAGATGCCCAAGAAAGTGGTTATCAGCAACTGAGTTTAGAAACTGGCGCTATGGCCGCGTTTGCTCCAGCGTGGGCACTCTACCAGTCTTTTGGTTTTGAGTTTTGCGGCCCTTTTGCCAACTACCAGCTTGATCCTTACAGTAAGTTTATGAGCAAAAGCTTGGCGTCCATCTAG
- a CDS encoding multiheme c-type cytochrome: MRQGLFGLVFVWLGVSLCISAAEYVGTNNCIECHQAQYQQWQGSHHDMAMRHADEQSILGDFANASLEFAGKTNRFFRKGAEYWVNIEGPNGKFSDYQITYTFGFEPLQQYMVEFVDGRVQLIPFAWDSRSEQQGGQRWFHLYPNQQKTDEFYWTNAGQNWNYMCADCHSTSLQKGYDGSSNTYNTTWFEINVGCEACHGPASDHIKWTQSENKQAVLASLGQYSGFSRTLQAAVSKWTYQAGESTLSAASHQQSQQLKVCEQCHSRRLQISESNDYVAGSLLDRYQPSLISAELYHDDGQIYDEVYVWGSFQQSKMKHAGVSCSNCHNVHSGQLKMAEPALCAQCHVASEYSAEKHSFHPEGSEAAMCSSCHMPATTYMQVDPRRDHSWQVPRPDLSQAIGTPNVCISCHQDKDNSWALQWQRQWFPKSNYLDNNHFSEAFFAADQGLPSAEQALAYVAQNPLESSIIRASALERLAQFPGRNSVIATARAVSSEHELIRLGAVSSARHYPIAERWRLLSPLLDDSTLAVRSETAASLVKGWASLTKQQQQQLRPALKEYQEIQLLNADRAFALNNLAGVYLAIGEFSEAEASYLQAIKIEPYFAYSYVNLADLYRHLGNETAAFNVLKQGRLAQPASAAIPYSTGLSLLRQKKAQLAVSYFAQATELEPSNAHYWYVYGLSVEVFDLAKAQQVLNKAYDTGRNPQHLYALCEMKVRHKDRKAQLCILQLQAVVPAEVVQRLKRQLNQ, translated from the coding sequence ATGAGGCAGGGGCTGTTTGGGCTTGTATTTGTTTGGCTAGGTGTAAGCTTATGTATATCGGCGGCTGAATATGTCGGAACCAATAACTGTATAGAGTGCCATCAAGCACAATATCAACAATGGCAGGGCTCTCATCATGATATGGCAATGCGCCATGCCGATGAGCAATCGATACTAGGCGACTTCGCCAATGCCAGCCTAGAGTTTGCAGGTAAAACCAACCGCTTCTTTCGTAAAGGCGCTGAATATTGGGTCAATATTGAGGGGCCTAACGGTAAATTTTCCGATTACCAAATAACTTACACCTTTGGCTTTGAACCGCTGCAACAATACATGGTGGAATTTGTCGATGGTCGCGTGCAGCTCATTCCCTTTGCTTGGGACTCCAGAAGCGAGCAACAAGGTGGCCAACGTTGGTTTCACCTATATCCCAATCAACAAAAAACAGATGAATTTTATTGGACCAATGCCGGACAGAACTGGAACTATATGTGTGCAGATTGTCATTCAACTAGTTTGCAAAAGGGCTACGACGGCAGCAGCAATACCTACAATACCACTTGGTTTGAAATCAACGTTGGCTGCGAAGCCTGCCACGGCCCTGCCAGCGACCACATCAAATGGACTCAAAGTGAAAATAAGCAAGCTGTACTAGCCAGTTTAGGCCAGTACAGTGGCTTTTCTCGTACTCTACAAGCGGCGGTGAGTAAATGGACTTACCAAGCTGGTGAATCTACTTTGAGCGCTGCCAGCCACCAACAAAGCCAGCAACTTAAAGTCTGCGAACAGTGCCACAGCCGCCGTTTGCAAATAAGCGAAAGCAATGACTACGTGGCGGGATCTTTGCTCGATCGCTATCAGCCCAGCTTGATAAGCGCCGAGCTCTATCATGATGATGGCCAGATATACGATGAAGTGTATGTTTGGGGCTCATTTCAGCAGTCAAAAATGAAGCATGCTGGAGTAAGCTGCAGTAATTGTCATAATGTGCATTCTGGGCAATTAAAAATGGCAGAACCTGCACTGTGCGCGCAGTGCCATGTAGCTTCTGAATACAGCGCAGAGAAGCATAGTTTTCACCCTGAGGGTAGCGAAGCTGCAATGTGCAGCTCTTGTCATATGCCTGCCACTACTTACATGCAGGTAGACCCGCGGCGAGACCATAGTTGGCAAGTCCCGCGCCCCGATCTGAGTCAGGCGATTGGCACCCCAAATGTGTGTATTTCCTGCCACCAAGATAAAGACAATAGTTGGGCGCTTCAATGGCAGCGGCAATGGTTTCCTAAATCAAACTACTTAGATAACAATCATTTCTCTGAAGCATTTTTTGCCGCCGACCAAGGTTTACCCTCTGCTGAACAAGCCTTGGCATACGTGGCGCAAAACCCCTTAGAAAGCAGCATTATTCGCGCCTCTGCTCTGGAGCGACTGGCGCAGTTTCCGGGGCGTAATAGTGTGATTGCCACTGCGCGAGCTGTTAGCAGCGAGCACGAGCTGATTCGTTTAGGGGCTGTAAGTAGTGCTCGGCATTACCCGATTGCAGAGCGCTGGCGCTTATTGTCCCCTCTACTGGATGACTCAACCCTAGCAGTAAGAAGTGAAACTGCTGCCAGCTTGGTTAAAGGCTGGGCAAGTTTAACTAAGCAGCAGCAACAGCAATTAAGGCCAGCACTTAAGGAATACCAAGAGATTCAATTACTCAATGCCGACCGTGCTTTTGCATTGAACAATCTAGCTGGTGTTTATCTTGCTATTGGCGAGTTTAGTGAGGCGGAAGCTAGCTATTTACAAGCAATTAAAATAGAGCCCTACTTTGCCTACAGCTACGTTAATTTAGCCGATTTATATCGCCATTTAGGCAATGAAACGGCCGCATTTAATGTACTTAAGCAAGGGCGTTTAGCCCAGCCTGCCAGTGCTGCCATTCCCTACAGCACGGGTTTAAGTTTACTCAGGCAAAAAAAGGCGCAGCTAGCGGTGAGCTATTTTGCTCAAGCCACAGAGCTAGAGCCAAGTAATGCTCATTATTGGTATGTTTACGGCTTATCTGTAGAAGTTTTTGACTTGGCTAAAGCGCAGCAAGTATTAAACAAAGCCTACGATACTGGACGTAATCCACAGCATTTATATGCCTTGTGCGAAATGAAGGTAAGGCATAAAGATAGAAAGGCACAGCTATGTATTTTGCAGTTACAAGCGGTGGTACCTGCAGAAGTGGTGCAGCGTTTGAAGAGGCAGTTAAATCAATAG
- a CDS encoding glycoside hydrolase family 31 protein: MLGYRYLPLHVVGLLLTCLFTVKVHAASSLWQANKLDEHTVVISVGDNSDAVFHPSLMLEASHREALPLFSVIEPLSSPWYQLRLVEQGRCLSLVDAAHSKQALSRICLESQNKDRWKLSLSEAGIKQIYGLGQQHNTQGNADGDWLGRKRIPGNRMGNAMVYQGEGAVGNTQIPIMYLLGEGKQNLALFFDHVQPLVFDFTKAPYSIQGKGKRARIILIAGENLADLRSRYLALTGKPPVPPKAMFGLWLSEYGFDNWQELDSKLASLHKAQFPLSGVVLDLQWFGGIKQNSKHTQMGSLTWDEKNFPNHQQKIAELKQRGIGVMAIEEPYIGGELNEYYSLAHAGALARSCAPPCMEPAYIKDNPWWGKGGMLDFSSEKGAAFWHDYRREALIDDGVIAHWTDLGEPELYHRKAWYAGVNIDGELKHDHQSVHNLYNLLWSRSIYQGYQRNQRQQRPFIMSRSGTAGSQAYGVAMWSGDIGVNLANLRSHFNAQMHMSLSGIDYFGSDIGGFHGTAWDEQYTQWFAAALFTDLPVRPHTQNLCNCKETAPDRIGDTASNLFNVKQRYALNPYYYTLAHRAWREGKAVVAPLVYGYQQDPKARRNGSMKLVGDALLVALVAEDNARSTQAYLPQGFWYDYRSKQMISSRGQSFKQVLYIDEIYRLPLFVKAGKVIPRASDNNAMDLLVVLDDSGQAKGQLIEDDGVTIAYQQQATQETQFSAELTDSLRVRIHPAKGQYQDAPSVKSYQLELANLVKTKTIKAAYFNDQAIELGKQTASGFLLPAQQVDVRQGGEWLLEFE, from the coding sequence ATGCTGGGATATCGTTACTTACCGCTGCATGTTGTTGGCTTGCTGTTAACTTGCTTATTCACTGTTAAGGTACATGCCGCATCAAGCTTGTGGCAGGCTAATAAGCTGGATGAACATACCGTTGTTATTAGTGTTGGTGATAACAGTGATGCTGTATTTCACCCAAGTTTAATGCTGGAAGCCTCGCACCGCGAAGCGCTTCCTTTATTCTCTGTTATCGAGCCCCTATCTAGCCCCTGGTATCAACTGAGGCTTGTTGAACAAGGTCGCTGTTTATCCCTAGTAGACGCTGCGCATTCCAAGCAGGCGCTTAGCCGTATATGTTTAGAATCACAAAATAAAGATCGTTGGAAATTAAGCTTAAGTGAAGCTGGAATTAAACAGATTTACGGCCTTGGGCAGCAGCACAATACTCAAGGTAATGCCGACGGCGATTGGCTAGGCCGAAAGCGTATTCCGGGCAACCGCATGGGCAATGCTATGGTGTATCAGGGTGAAGGTGCGGTAGGCAATACCCAAATTCCGATTATGTATTTATTGGGCGAGGGCAAACAAAACTTAGCCTTGTTTTTTGATCACGTTCAGCCCTTGGTATTTGATTTCACAAAAGCGCCATATTCTATCCAAGGCAAGGGTAAGCGAGCGCGAATCATTCTGATTGCCGGTGAAAACCTAGCTGATTTACGCTCTCGTTACTTAGCGTTGACCGGCAAGCCGCCGGTTCCGCCAAAAGCTATGTTTGGCTTGTGGTTGTCGGAATACGGTTTTGATAATTGGCAAGAACTAGACAGTAAACTGGCTAGCTTACATAAAGCACAATTTCCGCTTTCGGGTGTAGTGCTCGACCTGCAGTGGTTTGGCGGAATTAAACAAAACTCTAAACATACTCAAATGGGCTCACTTACTTGGGACGAAAAAAACTTCCCTAATCATCAGCAAAAAATAGCTGAATTAAAGCAGCGCGGTATTGGTGTGATGGCTATTGAAGAACCGTATATTGGTGGTGAGCTTAATGAGTACTATTCACTGGCTCACGCAGGCGCATTAGCCCGCAGTTGCGCGCCGCCTTGCATGGAGCCCGCTTATATAAAAGACAATCCATGGTGGGGTAAGGGCGGCATGCTAGATTTCTCCAGTGAGAAAGGCGCAGCCTTCTGGCATGACTATCGCCGTGAAGCGCTAATTGATGATGGCGTGATTGCTCATTGGACCGACTTAGGTGAGCCCGAGCTCTACCACCGTAAAGCTTGGTATGCCGGGGTGAATATCGATGGCGAACTAAAGCATGACCACCAAAGTGTACATAACTTGTATAACCTGTTGTGGAGTCGCAGTATTTATCAGGGTTATCAACGCAATCAGCGCCAGCAGCGTCCGTTCATCATGAGCCGCTCTGGTACAGCTGGCAGCCAAGCTTATGGCGTAGCGATGTGGTCGGGTGATATAGGGGTTAATTTAGCTAACTTACGTAGCCACTTTAATGCGCAAATGCACATGAGTTTGTCGGGCATTGATTACTTTGGTTCAGACATTGGCGGCTTTCATGGCACCGCTTGGGATGAGCAATATACTCAATGGTTTGCTGCGGCGTTATTCACTGATTTACCGGTAAGACCACACACTCAAAACTTGTGTAACTGCAAAGAAACTGCGCCAGATAGAATTGGCGATACCGCCAGCAACTTGTTTAATGTTAAACAGCGTTATGCCTTAAATCCATACTATTACACCCTTGCACACAGAGCGTGGCGCGAAGGAAAAGCCGTTGTTGCCCCTTTAGTTTATGGCTACCAGCAAGATCCTAAAGCAAGAAGAAATGGCTCAATGAAGTTAGTGGGCGATGCCTTATTGGTGGCTTTGGTAGCCGAAGATAACGCCCGCAGCACGCAAGCCTATTTGCCGCAAGGCTTTTGGTATGACTACCGCAGTAAACAGATGATCAGCAGCCGCGGCCAGTCGTTCAAGCAAGTACTCTATATCGACGAGATTTATCGTCTGCCGCTGTTTGTTAAAGCTGGCAAGGTCATCCCTCGAGCCAGTGACAACAACGCAATGGATTTGCTGGTGGTGCTGGATGACAGTGGCCAAGCCAAAGGTCAGTTAATTGAAGATGACGGTGTAACTATCGCCTATCAACAGCAAGCAACTCAGGAAACTCAGTTTAGTGCTGAACTTACTGATAGCTTACGAGTGCGCATTCACCCAGCCAAAGGGCAGTATCAAGATGCTCCAAGTGTAAAGTCTTATCAGCTAGAGTTAGCTAACCTAGTTAAAACTAAAACAATAAAGGCCGCTTATTTTAATGATCAGGCTATTGAGTTAGGCAAGCAAACCGCAAGTGGTTTTCTATTGCCCGCTCAGCAAGTAGACGTTCGCCAAGGCGGCGAATGGTTGCTTGAGTTTGAGTGA
- the rlmF gene encoding 23S rRNA (adenine(1618)-N(6))-methyltransferase RlmF → MNIKSQLHPRNKHRQRYDFPALIASCPELKRFVAKNQYGDASVDFFDPEAVRCLNKALLQHFYGVKGWEIPKHNLCPPIPGRVDYIHYLADLLANSLGGSLSKNSPVRCIDVGVGANCVYPLVGVSEYAWSFVGSDIEAASLQSAERILAANPHLQANITLRLQGNKKAIFKGIVQANERFELSMCNPPFHRSAADAQKGSQRKQTNLKANAKNKSKLNFGGQSNELWCPGGELSFIKNMVAESQQFSQQVLWFTSLVSKEANLRAIYQALKQAKVSQYETIKMGQGNKVSRFVAWSYHSPEQQKQWLASL, encoded by the coding sequence TTGAATATTAAAAGCCAACTTCACCCGCGTAACAAACACCGACAGCGTTACGATTTCCCGGCGCTTATAGCGTCATGTCCCGAGTTAAAACGCTTTGTGGCCAAAAACCAATATGGAGATGCATCGGTAGATTTTTTTGACCCAGAAGCGGTGCGCTGTTTAAACAAGGCACTGTTACAGCACTTTTATGGGGTGAAAGGTTGGGAAATTCCAAAACACAATTTGTGTCCGCCTATTCCGGGTCGTGTCGATTACATTCATTACTTGGCCGATTTATTGGCTAATTCTTTAGGTGGCAGCCTATCTAAAAACAGCCCAGTGCGTTGTATTGATGTAGGAGTGGGAGCGAATTGTGTTTACCCTTTGGTTGGGGTTAGCGAATACGCTTGGTCATTTGTGGGCAGTGACATCGAAGCAGCATCTTTACAATCAGCAGAGCGTATTTTAGCGGCTAATCCGCATTTACAAGCAAATATCACGCTGCGTTTACAAGGCAACAAAAAAGCGATTTTTAAAGGCATTGTGCAAGCGAACGAGCGTTTTGAGCTTAGCATGTGTAACCCGCCGTTTCACCGCTCGGCTGCAGATGCCCAAAAGGGCAGCCAAAGAAAACAAACTAATTTAAAGGCTAATGCTAAAAACAAATCAAAGCTAAACTTTGGTGGTCAAAGCAATGAGTTGTGGTGCCCAGGTGGAGAGTTGAGTTTTATTAAAAACATGGTGGCAGAGAGCCAGCAGTTTTCGCAACAAGTGTTGTGGTTTACCAGCTTAGTATCGAAAGAGGCAAACTTGAGGGCGATATACCAAGCGCTTAAACAAGCCAAAGTGAGCCAATATGAAACCATTAAAATGGGGCAAGGCAACAAGGTGAGTCGCTTTGTTGCGTGGTCTTATCATTCGCCAGAACAACAGAAGCAATGGCTAGCCTCTTTGTAA
- a CDS encoding PA4780 family RIO1-like protein kinase, whose amino-acid sequence MKTPKRIQPLVDDGLVDEVKSQLMSGKEASVYVVRCGDEIRCAKVYKEASQRSFKQAVVYREGRKVRNSRRARAMEKGSGFGREQQEKVWQSAEVDALYKLAAAGVRVPEPYGCFDGVLLMELVTDDEGYVAPRLNDVMMSEEQALEDHQLVISYIVKMLCVGLIHGDLSEFNVLVDAYGPVIIDLPQAVDAAANNNAEWMLTRDINNMRDYYSQFAPALAKTEYAKEMWSLFEKGELTADTELSGKFVEQDTVADIAAIMQEIDAAREEALARKERLKEAQQGVDETKFNWAD is encoded by the coding sequence ATGAAAACGCCTAAAAGAATCCAGCCTTTAGTTGATGACGGCTTAGTTGATGAAGTGAAAAGCCAGCTAATGAGCGGCAAAGAAGCGTCGGTTTACGTAGTGCGCTGTGGCGACGAGATCCGCTGCGCAAAAGTATATAAAGAAGCTAGCCAGCGCAGCTTTAAGCAAGCGGTGGTGTATCGCGAAGGGCGTAAAGTTCGCAATAGCCGCAGGGCTCGGGCGATGGAAAAAGGCTCGGGCTTTGGTCGTGAGCAACAAGAAAAAGTGTGGCAAAGCGCTGAAGTAGATGCCTTGTATAAGCTCGCGGCTGCCGGGGTGAGAGTGCCAGAGCCCTATGGCTGTTTTGATGGCGTATTGCTTATGGAGCTTGTCACCGATGATGAAGGCTATGTGGCACCGCGCTTAAATGACGTGATGATGAGTGAGGAGCAAGCGCTTGAAGATCATCAACTAGTCATCTCTTACATTGTAAAGATGCTTTGTGTGGGGCTTATTCATGGTGACTTATCTGAGTTTAATGTGCTGGTGGACGCCTACGGCCCAGTGATAATTGACTTGCCCCAAGCAGTAGATGCCGCCGCCAACAACAATGCTGAATGGATGCTGACCCGCGATATAAACAACATGCGTGACTATTACAGCCAATTTGCACCAGCTTTAGCCAAGACTGAATACGCCAAAGAGATGTGGAGCTTGTTTGAAAAAGGTGAGCTGACTGCCGACACCGAGCTGAGCGGCAAATTTGTAGAACAAGATACCGTGGCCGATATTGCAGCCATTATGCAAGAAATAGATGCCGCCCGAGAAGAAGCACTAGCCCGCAAAGAGAGGCTAAAAGAAGCTCAACAAGGCGTTGATGAAACTAAGTTTAACTGGGCAGATTAG
- the ilvA gene encoding threonine ammonia-lyase, biosynthetic, whose amino-acid sequence MMQHLPSANEYLRRILLSPVYEIAQVTPLQGMPKLSQRSGNNILLKREDRQSVHSFKLRGAYNKIAQLNQQQRERGVVAASAGNHAQGVAMSAQRLNIAAVIVMPTTTPDIKVDSVRAMGADVRLVGDSFDEAYQYCKQLVEEHGYTLIPPFDDVDVIAGQGTIGKELLEQDMHLNAIFVPVGGGGIAAGVAVYIKQLMPHVKVIGVEAEDSACLKAALAAGKPTPLERVGLFADGVAVKLIGSETFRLCQQYLDDVITVNSDEICAAVKDIFEDTRAISEPSGALALAGLKAYAQQHKLEGERLAAVLSGANMNFHNLRYVSERTELGEKKEAVLAVRIPERQGAYLEFVEHLGGRVITEFNYRYASEQQASIFVGIKVSNSDKELPALLDKLDSSGYQVANLSDDELAKQHVRYMVGGRPGTQLKEKLYSFEFPEQPGALLKFLRTLGPHWNITLFHYRNHGSAYGRVLAGFELQESDQQAFGKHLEQLGFDYRDESDNTAYQFFLAHE is encoded by the coding sequence ATGATGCAACACTTGCCTAGTGCTAACGAATATCTTCGCCGTATATTGCTCTCGCCAGTCTACGAAATTGCCCAAGTTACCCCACTACAGGGTATGCCTAAGCTGTCGCAGCGCAGTGGCAATAATATTTTGCTGAAACGCGAAGACCGACAAAGTGTGCATTCGTTTAAATTACGCGGCGCCTACAACAAAATAGCCCAACTTAATCAGCAGCAGCGTGAGCGCGGAGTGGTTGCAGCATCGGCTGGCAATCACGCCCAAGGCGTGGCTATGTCGGCACAGCGACTTAACATTGCCGCGGTGATTGTAATGCCCACCACCACTCCCGATATTAAAGTGGATTCGGTACGCGCCATGGGCGCTGATGTACGTTTGGTGGGCGACAGCTTTGATGAAGCCTACCAATACTGCAAACAACTGGTTGAAGAACACGGTTACACACTGATCCCTCCTTTCGATGATGTAGACGTGATTGCCGGCCAAGGCACTATTGGCAAAGAGCTACTTGAACAAGACATGCACCTAAATGCGATATTTGTGCCGGTAGGTGGTGGCGGTATTGCCGCTGGTGTGGCGGTATACATTAAACAGCTAATGCCTCATGTGAAAGTGATAGGCGTAGAAGCCGAAGATTCCGCCTGTTTAAAAGCCGCTTTAGCTGCTGGGAAACCCACTCCCTTAGAACGGGTTGGGCTATTTGCCGACGGCGTAGCGGTTAAATTAATTGGCAGCGAAACCTTTCGCCTTTGCCAGCAATACCTCGACGATGTAATTACCGTAAACTCCGATGAAATATGCGCGGCAGTAAAAGACATTTTTGAAGATACCCGCGCCATTTCTGAGCCCTCTGGTGCACTGGCTCTGGCTGGCTTAAAAGCCTATGCCCAGCAGCACAAACTTGAGGGTGAGCGCTTAGCTGCTGTGCTATCTGGCGCTAACATGAACTTTCATAACCTGCGTTATGTGTCTGAGCGCACCGAGCTTGGTGAGAAAAAAGAAGCAGTATTAGCGGTACGCATTCCAGAGCGCCAAGGCGCTTATTTAGAGTTTGTTGAACACTTGGGCGGGCGAGTCATCACCGAGTTTAACTATCGTTATGCCAGCGAGCAACAAGCCAGCATATTTGTTGGCATTAAGGTGAGCAATAGCGATAAGGAGCTACCAGCACTGTTAGATAAGCTGGATAGCAGCGGTTATCAAGTGGCTAACTTAAGTGACGACGAGCTTGCTAAGCAGCACGTGCGTTATATGGTAGGCGGGCGACCAGGCACTCAGTTAAAAGAAAAGCTTTATAGCTTTGAGTTTCCCGAACAGCCGGGCGCCTTGCTTAAGTTTTTACGCACCCTTGGCCCCCATTGGAATATCACCTTGTTCCATTACCGTAACCATGGTTCGGCCTATGGTCGGGTATTAGCCGGGTTTGAATTACAAGAAAGCGACCAGCAAGCCTTTGGTAAACACTTAGAGCAGTTAGGTTTTGATTATCGTGACGAAAGCGATAATACCGCTTATCAATTCTTTCTGGCGCATGAGTGA